A single window of Drosophila suzukii chromosome 3, CBGP_Dsuzu_IsoJpt1.0, whole genome shotgun sequence DNA harbors:
- the LOC108004965 gene encoding uncharacterized protein, producing MVVTLGAAPQKKTGRVAPRSTPLAGRTRSVGLKRAAAGALTTLAGGPPFGLVNGTDRDGFSLQIPTAKAQATAARTGHPAPSPPPRPYRRAGAAAAAASAAASSAAVKFAAKVPGAPVVGAVSHTGSSNLTLPSSAVKKSSLASRRVGGGKAADPSIKRRVKFSANVHTYPSVTSTKKTARIGELQLKKKVKKLKRIRSRREGGTASDLLNSSGIATRNQEDIYKHGVIVDVDSLKAPAPPRVLRLNVVGKSSPATGKSALATALLRKAKRSAAAQEKAKEPGTLGGRSGKAKTKASGKSGGSSTKTLLGSSSLSVESSANLAGRKKLATGTTGIQRRVQAQPQYGRRVYGKV from the exons ATGGTCGTTACCCTTGGTGCCGCGCCGCAAAAGAAAACGGGTCGTGTGGCTCCCAGAAGTACACCACTTGCCGGCCGAACTCGATCCGTTGGCCTGAAGCGGGCAGCAGCCGGGGCGTTAACGACTCTTGCAGGCGGACCTCCTTTTGGCCTGGTCAACGGGACGGACAGGGATGGGTTCTCACTGCAGATTCCTACGGCAAAGG CACAAGCGACAGCAGCCCGTACAGGACATCCGGCTCCGTCGCCGCCACCACGCCCATACCGCAGGgcgggagcagcagcagcagccgcctCAGCCGCAGCCTCTTCAGCCGCCGTTAAGTTTGCTGCCAAGGTGCCTGGTGCCCCAGTCGTCGGAGCGGTCTCGCATACCGGCAGCAGCAATCTAACTTTGCCCTCGTCCGCCGTCAAGAAGAGTTCGCTGGCCAGCCGAAGAGTGGGCGGTGGTAAGGCCGCAGATCCCAGCATCAAACGTCGCGTCAAGTTCTCGGCCAATGTGCACACCTATCCGTCGGTGACCAGCACCAAGAAGACAGCCCGAATTGGTGAGCTGCAGCTGAAGAAGAAGGTCAAGAAGCTGAAGCGGATTCGATCGCGTCGGGAGGGCGGAACGGCCAGTGATCTCTTGAACTCAAGTGGCATAGCCACAAGAAACCAGGAGGACATCTACAAACACGGCGTCATCGTTGATGTGGATTCTCTGAAAGCGCCAGCACCGCCACGCGTTCTGCGCCTAAACGTTGTGGGCAAATCCTCTCCAGCAACGGGTAAATCTGCATTAGCAACTGCGCTGCTTCGAAAGGCCAAGAGATCAGCAGCTGCCCAGGAAAAGGCTAAGGAACCAGGAACTCTAGGTGGCAGGAGCGGGAAGGCCAAGACGAAGGCGAGCGGCAAGTCTGGTGGAAGCAGCACAAAGACTCTACTCGGATCCAGCTCCCTTTCGGTGGAAAGTAGTGCTAACTTAGCGGGACGCAAGAAACTAGCGACGGGAACAACGGGGATTCAGCGGAGAGTTCAAGCACAGCCACAATATGGGCGGCGAGTCTACGGAAAAGTCTGA
- the drn gene encoding AN1-type zinc finger protein 6 isoform X1: MERESNPMQPMCRSGCGFYGNPATDGLCSVCYKDSLRKKQQPPVSSTPVSVPSPQPSPTFSPAIAITNTAQPTVTSLQQPHNDVKEKITEEAAAAAKVNSEAITSATGPNTSTQAASANEEDDKDKEDDKDAKKKKNRCGECRKKVGLTGFQCRCGGLYCAVHRYSDKHNCTFDYREHGAQEIRRNNPVVVGEKIQKI, from the exons ATGGAACGTGAATCCAACCCAATGCAACCCATGTGCCGCTCCGGTTGCGGCTTCTATGGTAATCCAGCCACAGATGGTCTCTGCTCCGTATGCTATAAG GACTCGCTTAGAAAAAAGCAACAGCCACCTGTGAGCAGCACACCTGTCTCCGTTCCAAGCCCACAACCTAGCCCCACATTCAGTCCGGCCATCGCAATCACCAACACCGCACAGCCCACAGTCACCAGTTTACAACAGCCACACAACGATGTCAAAGAG AAAATCACCGAAGAAGCCGCCGCTGCTGCCAAAGTCAACAGCGAAGCCATCACATCGGCGACTGGTCCAAACACTTCCACACAAGCCGCCTCCGCCAATGAGGAGGATGACAAGGACAAGGAGGACGACAAGGATgccaaaaagaagaagaatcGATGTGGCGAGTGCCGCAAGAAGGTTGGACTGACCG GTTTCCAGTGTCGCTGCGGCGGTCTGTACTGCGCCGTGCATCGTTATTCTGATAAACATAACTGCACATTCGATTACAGAGAGCACGGCGCACAGGAAATCCGACGCAACAATCCGGTTGTCGTTGGCGAGAAGATTCAAAAGATTTGA
- the drn gene encoding AN1-type zinc finger protein 6 isoform X2 produces MGGESTEKSDGGDQPKNPGEKEQERQGTDHQVLREKRRRTVSPDGGDAVGGAMSAEGASEGASAAGGAPAKKRKITEEAAAAAKVNSEAITSATGPNTSTQAASANEEDDKDKEDDKDAKKKKNRCGECRKKVGLTGFQCRCGGLYCAVHRYSDKHNCTFDYREHGAQEIRRNNPVVVGEKIQKI; encoded by the exons ATGGGCGGCGAGTCTACGGAAAAGTCTGATGGCGGCGATCAGCCCAAGAATCCCGGCgagaaagagcaggagcgtCAGGGAACAGATCATCAGGTGTTGCGTGAGAAGCGTCGCCGGACTGTGTCACCCGATGGAGGCGatgcagtgggcggagcaatGTCGGCAGAGGGTGCATCTGAGGGAGCATCTGCTGCTGGCGGGGCACCAGCCAAGAAGCGG AAAATCACCGAAGAAGCCGCCGCTGCTGCCAAAGTCAACAGCGAAGCCATCACATCGGCGACTGGTCCAAACACTTCCACACAAGCCGCCTCCGCCAATGAGGAGGATGACAAGGACAAGGAGGACGACAAGGATgccaaaaagaagaagaatcGATGTGGCGAGTGCCGCAAGAAGGTTGGACTGACCG GTTTCCAGTGTCGCTGCGGCGGTCTGTACTGCGCCGTGCATCGTTATTCTGATAAACATAACTGCACATTCGATTACAGAGAGCACGGCGCACAGGAAATCCGACGCAACAATCCGGTTGTCGTTGGCGAGAAGATTCAAAAGATTTGA